The DNA region GGCCTTCGTCCGGCGCATGAACCGCAAGGCGGCGGCCCTCGGGCTCGACGCGACCCACTACGTGACCCCCTACGGCCTCGACCGGCCCGGCCACCAGACCAGCGCCCGCGACCTGGCCCGCCTCTGGGAGGTGGCCATGCGCCGGGCCGACTTCCGCGCCATCGTCGCCACCAGGGCCGCCAAGCTGCCCGGTGGCCCGTTGTCGCTTCGTCAATTTGTCACCTCGAACCAGCTGCTCGGCGCCTACCGGTGGACGGTCGGGGGCAAGACCGGGTTCACCAACCGGGCCGGGCGCTGCCTGGTCGCCTCGGCCAGCCGGGGCGGCCGCCGCCTGGTCGCGGTCGCGCTCGGCTCGCCCAACGCCTTCCCGGACGTGCAGGCCCTGTTCGACTATGGCTTCTCCAAGTTCGTCCGGGTCCGCCTGGCCGAACGCGGCCAGCCCGTCTCCCTGGCCCCCGGCCGCCCGGCCGCCCTCCAGACCGGCGCCGACACGGACGCCCTGGTCCGCCTGGACGAGCTCGCCCAGGTCCGCCTGGCCCCCGCCCCCGGGTCGACCGGCGGGAGCGCCTGGTTCACGGGTGGGGGGCGGCGGCTCGTCCCGGTCCGGCTGGTCCGGCTCCCGGTGGGCGGGCCCGGATCGACCTCGCCGGTCCCGGCTGGTCCATCCACCACCGCCGCCGTGGCGGGCGCCGGGCCGGCCGGGCCGCCGGGCGCGACCCTCAGCGCGGGAGCGGTCGTCCCGGTCGGGCCCGTCCCACCCGGAGCCCCGCCGCCGGCGATCGACCCGTTCCTCCGCCGCGAGCCCCCGTGACCCCGCCCGGGGACCCCACCCCCGACCCGCCCTCCCCGGCGACCTCACCCGGGCCGGACCCTGGGGTCGAGGAACGACCCGTGGTGCGGTTGCTGGTGGACTCGGAGACGGTGCAGGAGCGGGTCGGGGAGCTGGGGGCCGAGCTGCGGGCCGACTACCGGGGGGTGGAGCCGATCCTGGTGTCGGTGCTGCGCGGTGGGGTGGTGTTCCTGGCCGACCTGGTGCGGGCGGCGGCGATGCCGTGCCGGGTGGACTTCATGGCCGTCTCGCGCTTCGACGCCTCCGAGGACACCGGGGTGGTCCGGATCGAGAAGGACCTCGACCTGGACCTGACCGGCGCCCACGTGCTGGTGGTGGAGGACATCGTCGACACCGGCCTGACCCTGACCTACCTGCTCCGGGTGCTGGCCGCCCGCGGGCCGGCCAGCCTGCGGGTCTGTGCCCTGCTGGACAAGCGCGCCCGGCGCATCGTCGACGTCCCCCTGTCCTACGTGGGCTTCGAGGTCCCGGACGTGTTCCTGGTCGGGTACGGGCTGGACCTGGACGAGCGCGAGCGGGGGAGGGGCGAGCTGCTGGCCGTCGACGACCTCGAGGCGGTCCGCGCCGACCCGGCCCTGCTCGACCTTCCGACCAGGCCCGATGGCGCGTGACGGCCGCCTCGGGCGTGGACGGCTCCCGGCTGCAACCTTCGCTCGGTATGTCGCATCGGCTGGGGGCGTCTGATAGCCTCGGGCAGTGCGGCAAGCGCCCGGCCGGGCGCCAGGAACGTTCGACGCCCGAGGGGGTTTCGCGTTGGTCGAACTGACCCTCGTCGGCGTCAGGATCGAGCTTCCCACCCAGACGCCGATCGTCCTCCTGAAGGAGCGCGACGGCGAGCGCTTCCTCCCCATCTGGATCGGCAACGTGGAGGCCACGGCCATCGCCTTCGCCCTCCAGGGCGTGGCCACCCAGCGGCCCCTCACCCACGACCTGCTCAAGAACCTGCTCGACGAGCTGGTGGTCTCGATCGAGCGGGTCGTGATCACCGAGCTCAAGGAAGGCACCTTCTACGCCACCATCGAGCTGCGCCAGAACGGCTCCAAGTTCTCGGTGTCGAGCCGGCCGAGCGACGCCATCGCCCTGGCCGTCCGGGCCAACACGCCCATCTTCGCCGAGGAGGACGTGCTCAGCGAGGCCTCCATCCTCATCAAGAGCGACGACGAGGAGCGCGAGGTTGAGAAGTTCCGCGAGTTTCTCGATCAGGTCAGTCCCGAGGATTTCGAGTAGGTCTGGAGGGGTTTCATCCTCTGCTGGAGGTCGAGAGATCGCAGCTCGGTAACGGTGGGGTTGCTTCGTTGACGCAGCCGACGCAGACCCCTAGGCTGGACGTCACATCGTTGTAATTACGCAGGATCCGGCAAGGAGGAACTGGATGGCCGCGCGAACGTCCCCGGCCGCGTCCGAGCCGGGCTTCCGCGGCCCCATCGTCTACAAGCTGGTCGGCATCACCTATCGGCAGCTCGACTACTGGGCCCGCACCGGCCTGGTCACGCCGTCGGTGCGGGCAGCGGACGGGTCGGGCACCCAGCGGCTCTACAGCTTCACCGACGTGGTCGAGCTGCGCATCATCAAGCGGCTGCTGGACGCCGGCGTCTCCCTGCGCCAGATCCGCGAGGCGATCGGCTACCTGCGCAAGGAGTCGGGGGGCAAGCCGCTCAGCGACGTGACCCTGATGTCGGACGGGAACCGGATCTACGCCTGCCACTCCAACGAGGAGGTCGTGGACGTCCTCTCCCACGGGCAGGCCGTGTTCGGCATCGCCGTCGGGCGGGTCTGGGCCGACACCGAGGGCGACCTGGCCCACCTCCCCGGCGACCAGCCGGCCGGCGCCTCGGAGCCCGACGCCGGCGCGGACGCCGAGGCGACGGTGGCCGAGGCCGCCGGTGGGGTCCCGCCCCGAGCAGCGCCGCAGGGGACCCAGGGCTAGCGCCGCCCATGGCCACCAGCGCGGGAGCGACTCGGGCGGCCGACCGGATCACCTTCGCGCACAACTCCGAGCGCCAGTTCGCGCGCCTGCTCGACTTCTACCGGGTCGAGTGGGAGTACGAGCCGACCGCCTTCCCCATCGAGTGGGACGCCGCCGGGCAGCCGGTGCAGCACTTCCGGCCCGACTTCTACCTGCCCGGGTTCCGGCTCTACATCGAGATCACCACCCTCAACCAGCGCCTGGTCACCAAGAAGAACCGCAAGGTCCGCCGCTTGCGCGAGCTCTACCCGGACGTCCGCATCAAGGTCCTGTACCAGCGCGACTACCTGTCCCTGCTGGCCAAGTACGGCCTCGAGCCACCGAGCCAGATGGTCGAGCCCGGACCGGGGGCGAACCCGGCGGCCCAGGCCGGAACGCCGGGGACCGGCAAGGCCCCCGAGGTCCGGTGGGCGCCGGAGACGACCGGAGGCGCGGGCGAGCCACCAGGGGGAGCCGAGCGGCCGCGGCCCGAGAGGCACGGGGCCGTGGGGCGGGCCCGGGCGGCCGGGCGGCCGCGGGTGGTGCCCGACCCGCCGACGCCGGCGCCGCCGTTGCCGGCCGACCCCGAGCTGGTCCGCCTGGCCCAGGTGCCCCTCCCGGCCGAGCTCGCCGACCGCCGCGGCCCGGCCGCGACCGAGCGGGCCGGCTGACCACCCGGGCCCGGGGGGCGTTGCGGGGGTTCGGAGGGCGGTGGTTCAATCGCCGCGCCCTGGCTGGGCCGCTGCGCGGCCAGAGCTATGTCGATAAGTAGAGAAAACGCTAAGTAGACAAATATCTAGGTCGATCCACCGGGGGGAGGCGCCGGGAGGTGCCGTGCCGAGCTGGCCCGGCCGTCCCCGGCCCGAGCGGGCCGACCAGGTTCCCAGGAGGAGCGGTTGAGCTACCAGCCCCACACCAGCGAGGACGTCGACCGGATGCTGGCCGCTCTCGGCCTGGACGACGTCGACCAGCTGTTCCAGCCCATCCCGCCCGACCTGCGGGCCCCCGACGACCTCGACCTGCCCCGCCCCCACGCCGAGCAGGAGGTGGCGGCCGAGCTGGGCCGGCTGGCGGCGCGGAACCGTCACATGGACGAGCTGACCTGCTTCCTCGGGGCGGGGGTCTACGACCACTACGTGCCCGCCGCCGTCTGGTACCTGGCCGGCCGGGGCGAGTTCGCCACCTCCTACACCCCCTACCAGCCCGAGATGAGCCAGGGCGTGCTCCAGGCCCTGTTCGAGTACCAGACGCTGATCAGCGAGCTGACCGGCCTGGAGATCTCCAACGCCTCGCTGTACGACGGCGCGTCGGCGGTGGCCGAGGCCGCGACCATGGCCGTTGCCGCCACCCGCCGCAGCGAGCTGCTGGTCAGCGCGGCCGTGGCCCCGCGGGTGCGGGAGCTGCTGGAGACCTACAGCCAGGGCCTGGACATCAAGCTGGTCGAGGTCGGCGCCCTCGACGGCCACACCGACCTGGAGGAGGTCCGCGGCAAGGCGAGCGACCAGACGGCGGCGGTGCTGCTCGCCCAGCCCAACTTCTTCGGGGTGGTCGAGGACGTGGCCGCGGCGGCCGGACTGGCCCACGGGGTCGGGGCCCGCATGCTGGTCACCTTCGACCCGCTGACCGCCGGGGTGCTGGAGCCGCCGGGGCGGCTCGGGGCCGACATCGTGGTCGGGGAGGGCCAGGGGCTCGGCAACCACCCGAACTTCGGCGGCCCGGCGTTCGGGTTCCTCGCCTGCCGGTCCGAGGACGTGCGGCGGCTGCCCGGGCGGCTGGTCGGCGAGACCGTCGACACGGTTGGGCGGCGGGCCTTCGTGCTCACCCTCCAGGCCCGGGAGCAGCACATCCGGCGGGAGAAGGCGACCAGCAACATCTGCACCAACCAGACCCTGAACGCGATCGCCGCCGCCGTGTACCTGACCTGGCTGGGGCCGCGAGGGCTGGAGGAGCTGGGGCAGCTGTGCCTGCGCGGGGCCGGCTACGCGGCCGACCGGCTGGCCGCGGTCCCCGGGGTCCGGCTGGCCTTCGCCGACCAGCCGTTCGTCAAGGAGTTCGTGGTGCGGCTGCCGGCCGACCCGGCCGAGGTCAGCCGGCGCCTGGCCGGCCACGGCCTGCTCGCCGGCCTGCCCCTGGCCGGCCTGGCCCCCGGCCTGGAGGACGGCCTCCTGGTCGCGGTCACCGAGCGCCGCACCAAGGAGGACGTCGACCGCCTGGCCGACGCCCTGGGCACGGTCCTGGCCGACCTCGGCGCAGGCGATCGGCCCCGCGAGGCCGAGGAGGTGGCCCGGTGACCGGCGCGACCAACGGCGACGGCGCCACCGCCGCGACCCGCGCGCCGTTCGAGGCGGTGCCGTGGGCGGCCGGGGGGCTGGAGGGGGAGGCGGAGCGGCTGGTGTTCGAACGGTCGTCGCCCGGGCGGCGGGCGTCGAGCTTCCCCGACGGCGGGGGGCTGCCGGCGCTCGACCTGGAGGCGGCGCTGCCGGCCGGGTTCCGGCGGACCGGGCCGGTGCGGCTGCCCGAGGTCTCCGAGCGCGACCTGGTGCGGCACTACACCCGGCTGGCCCACCGCAACTACGCGGTCGACCTCGGCTTCTACCCGCTCGGGTCCTGCACCATGAAGTACAACCCGAAGGTCGCCGAGTCGGCGGCCGCCCTCCCCGGGTTCGCGCGGCTGCACCCGGCCCAGCCGGCCGAGCAGGTGCAGGGGGCGCTGGAGCTGCTGGCCCGCCTCGAGCACGCCCTGTGCGAGCTGACCGGGCTGGCCGCGGCCACCTTCCAGCCGGCCGCCGGGGCCCACGGCGAGCTGACCGGGCTGCTGATCATCCGGGCCCACCACGAGGCCCGCAACGACCCGCGGCGCCGGGTGGTGATCCCCGACGCCGCCCACGGCACCAACCCGGCGTCGGTGCGCCTGGCCGGGTTCGAGACCACCACCGTGGCCAGCAGCTCCGAGGGCCTGGTCGACCTGGACGCGCTCGAGAAGGTCCTCGACACCGACGTGGCCGCGTTCATGATCACCAACCCCAACACCCTCGGCCTGTTCGAGCGCAACATCGCCCGGGTGGCCGAGCTCGTCCACGGGGTCGGGGGCCAGCTCTACTACGACGGGGCCAACTTCAACGCCATCCTCGGCAAGGCCCGGCCGGGCGACATGGGCTTCGACGTCGTCCACCTCAACCTCCACAAGACGTTCGCCACCCCCCACGGCGGGGGCGGCCCCGGCGCCGGGCCCCTGGTGGTGGCCGAGCACCTGGCCGACTTCCTCCCCGCCCCGGTGGTGGTGCGCGACGGCGACGGCTACCGCTGGGACAGCGACCGGCCGCGGTCGATCGGGCGGGTCCACGGCTGGAACGGCAACTTCGGCATCCTGGTCCGCGCCTTCGCCTACCTGCTGGCCAACGGCGGCGAGGGCCTGCGCGGGGTCGCCGAGCGGGCCGTGCTCAACGCCAACTACCTGCTGGAGCGGCTGTCAGAGGCCTACCAGCTGGGCTACCCGACCCGGCCGGTGATGCACGAGTTCGTGCTCTCGGCCCGCCGGCAGAAGGGCCAGGGGGCGCGCGGCCTCGACATCGCCAAGGGGCTGATCGACCGCGGGTTCCACCCGCCGACGGTCTACTTCCCGCTGATCGTCGAAGAGGCGCTGATGGTCGAGCCGACCGAGACCGAGAGCCTCGAGACCCTCGACAGCTTCGCCGACGCCATGCTGGAGATCGCCGCCCAGGCCGAGCGCGACCCCCACCCGCTGCACCAGGCGCCGGTGACGGCCCCGGTCGGCCGGCTCGACGAGGCCCGCGCCGCCCGCACCCTGGTCGCCCGCTGGCACCCGCCGTCCGACCCCGACCAGGCCGCCTCCGACCCGGCCGACGAGGGCCCGCCCGAGAAGCCGACCTCGTAGGTCCGGCCGGGCGACGTTCGAGTTCCCCTTCGGCGGGTAGCAGTCGCTGGTCACCCGAGAACGAAGGGGGCCAGCGATGGCGGAGCGGACGAGCACGAGCGCGAGGCGGGCCGGGACCGGCCGGACCACGACCAGCGGGCGCGCCACCAGGCGGCGGGCGGCCGTGGCCGACACGATGGTGGAGGGGGCCCGCGACGTCACCCGTCCGGAGCGGTCGGTGGTCGAGGAGCCGCCGCCAGCCCCCGACTACCCCCGCTTCCGGGTGGAGCCGGGCACGCGCATGCGCCTGGCCGACGTCGACCCCGACGAGTCCGAGCACTACCAGCGCAAGAAGGACGTCGCCGACGAGCTCAAGCGGCACCGCGACCGGATCAGCGACCTCCAGGCCAGGCTCTACGGCGAGCAGAAGCGCGGCCTGCTGATCGTGCTCCAGGCGATGGACACCGGCGGCAAGGACGGCACCATCAAGGGCGTGTTCCAGGGCGTCAACCCCCAGGGCTGCCAGGTGTGGTCGTTCAAGGCGCCCTCCAACGAGGAGGCGGCCCACGACTTCCTCTGGCGCTACCACCAGAAGGCGCCGTCCAAGGGCATGATCCACATCTTCAACCGCTCCCACTACGAGGACGTGCTCATCGTCCGGGTCAAGGACCTCGTCCCCGAGCCGGTCTGGCGGCCCAGGTACGAGGCCATCAACCAGTTCGAGTACGCCCTCACCGCCGACGGGGTCACGGTGCTCAAGTTCTTCCTCCACATCTCCAAGGACGAGCAGAAGCGCCGCCTGGAGAGCCGCCTGGCCGACCCGGACAAGCGCTGGAAGTTCTCGGCCAACGACCTCAAGGAACGCGCCTGGTGGGACGACTACCAGGCGGCGTTCGAGGACGCGGTCAACGAGTGCTCGACCGCCTACGCCCCCTGGTACGTGGTCCCGGCCAACAGGAAGTGGTACCGCAACCTGGTCGTGGCCCGGACCATCGCCGACACCCTGGAGGCGATGAACCCCAGGTTCCCGGCCGCCGAGAAGGGGTTGGACAAGGTCAAGATCCCCGACTAGCCGGGGCCGGCGCCGGGCGGGGCCAGGGCCGTCCGGAGGGCGGTGGCCGCCTCTTGGAGGGCGGCGTCGGCGGCGCCGGTCACGGCCCGCCAGCGGAAGAAGCCGTGGACCATGCCCTCATAGCGGCTGGCGGTGGCGGCCACCCCGGCGTCGCGCAGCCGGGCCGCGTACGCCTCGCCCTCGTCGCGGAGGATGTCGTGCTCGGCCCCGACCACCAGGGCCGGCGGCAGCCCGCCGAAGAAGGCCGCCCGCAGCGGCGAGGCGTCCGGCGCCGCGCCGTCGGCCCCGCCCAGGTAGTGGTCCCAGTACCAGCGCATCCCGGCCGCGGTCAGGTAGAAGCCCTCGGCGTGCTCGCGCCAGGAGGCGGTGTCGCCGGCCGCGTCCAGCACCGGGTAGACGAGCAGCTGGAACGCGATCGCGGGCCCGCCCCGGTCGCGGGCCCCCAGGGCGACGGCCGCGGCCAGGTTGCCGCCGGCGCTGTCGCCGGCCACGGCCAGCCGGTGCTGGGCGCCGCCGAGGGCGGCGGCGTTGCGCGACGCCCACAGGGTGGCCGCATAGGCGTCCTCGGCCGCGGCCGGCCAGCGGTGCTCGGGGGCCAGCCGGTAGCCGACCGACACCACCACCGCCGGCACCGAGGCGGCCAGGGCCCGGCACAGCGGGTCGTAGGTGTCGAGGGTGCCGACCACCCAGCCGCCGCCGTGGAACCAGACCACGATCGGGAACGG from Actinomycetota bacterium includes:
- the hpt gene encoding hypoxanthine phosphoribosyltransferase yields the protein MTPPGDPTPDPPSPATSPGPDPGVEERPVVRLLVDSETVQERVGELGAELRADYRGVEPILVSVLRGGVVFLADLVRAAAMPCRVDFMAVSRFDASEDTGVVRIEKDLDLDLTGAHVLVVEDIVDTGLTLTYLLRVLAARGPASLRVCALLDKRARRIVDVPLSYVGFEVPDVFLVGYGLDLDERERGRGELLAVDDLEAVRADPALLDLPTRPDGA
- a CDS encoding D-alanyl-D-alanine carboxypeptidase family protein, whose amino-acid sequence is RVLAWVLVLVVVLAVSWSTHGGSGAASATPGPAGASAGSGAAQAVPAAEQPPVAAPKVRARAVILADESTGQVLFERNASSARAMASTTKVMTALLALERLDERRVVTIGPGPPQVGEESLRLRRGERLTIRHLLLGLMLKSANDAGVALAEAVDGSEAAFVRRMNRKAAALGLDATHYVTPYGLDRPGHQTSARDLARLWEVAMRRADFRAIVATRAAKLPGGPLSLRQFVTSNQLLGAYRWTVGGKTGFTNRAGRCLVASASRGGRRLVAVALGSPNAFPDVQALFDYGFSKFVRVRLAERGQPVSLAPGRPAALQTGADTDALVRLDELAQVRLAPAPGSTGGSAWFTGGGRRLVPVRLVRLPVGGPGSTSPVPAGPSTTAAVAGAGPAGPPGATLSAGAVVPVGPVPPGAPPPAIDPFLRREPP
- the gcvPA gene encoding aminomethyl-transferring glycine dehydrogenase subunit GcvPA; amino-acid sequence: MSYQPHTSEDVDRMLAALGLDDVDQLFQPIPPDLRAPDDLDLPRPHAEQEVAAELGRLAARNRHMDELTCFLGAGVYDHYVPAAVWYLAGRGEFATSYTPYQPEMSQGVLQALFEYQTLISELTGLEISNASLYDGASAVAEAATMAVAATRRSELLVSAAVAPRVRELLETYSQGLDIKLVEVGALDGHTDLEEVRGKASDQTAAVLLAQPNFFGVVEDVAAAAGLAHGVGARMLVTFDPLTAGVLEPPGRLGADIVVGEGQGLGNHPNFGGPAFGFLACRSEDVRRLPGRLVGETVDTVGRRAFVLTLQAREQHIRREKATSNICTNQTLNAIAAAVYLTWLGPRGLEELGQLCLRGAGYAADRLAAVPGVRLAFADQPFVKEFVVRLPADPAEVSRRLAGHGLLAGLPLAGLAPGLEDGLLVAVTERRTKEDVDRLADALGTVLADLGAGDRPREAEEVAR
- a CDS encoding alpha/beta hydrolase; its protein translation is MAVAPEIQELLDRLAASGRPPLHRQSVAQARAFHVQDAPAQNGPAVPVAAVADETVPGPGGELPVRVYTPEGTGPFPIVVWFHGGGWVVGTLDTYDPLCRALAASVPAVVVSVGYRLAPEHRWPAAAEDAYAATLWASRNAAALGGAQHRLAVAGDSAGGNLAAAVALGARDRGGPAIAFQLLVYPVLDAAGDTASWREHAEGFYLTAAGMRWYWDHYLGGADGAAPDASPLRAAFFGGLPPALVVGAEHDILRDEGEAYAARLRDAGVAATASRYEGMVHGFFRWRAVTGAADAALQEAATALRTALAPPGAGPG
- a CDS encoding MerR family transcriptional regulator, with translation MAARTSPAASEPGFRGPIVYKLVGITYRQLDYWARTGLVTPSVRAADGSGTQRLYSFTDVVELRIIKRLLDAGVSLRQIREAIGYLRKESGGKPLSDVTLMSDGNRIYACHSNEEVVDVLSHGQAVFGIAVGRVWADTEGDLAHLPGDQPAGASEPDAGADAEATVAEAAGGVPPRAAPQGTQG
- the gcvPB gene encoding aminomethyl-transferring glycine dehydrogenase subunit GcvPB, yielding MPWAAGGLEGEAERLVFERSSPGRRASSFPDGGGLPALDLEAALPAGFRRTGPVRLPEVSERDLVRHYTRLAHRNYAVDLGFYPLGSCTMKYNPKVAESAAALPGFARLHPAQPAEQVQGALELLARLEHALCELTGLAAATFQPAAGAHGELTGLLIIRAHHEARNDPRRRVVIPDAAHGTNPASVRLAGFETTTVASSSEGLVDLDALEKVLDTDVAAFMITNPNTLGLFERNIARVAELVHGVGGQLYYDGANFNAILGKARPGDMGFDVVHLNLHKTFATPHGGGGPGAGPLVVAEHLADFLPAPVVVRDGDGYRWDSDRPRSIGRVHGWNGNFGILVRAFAYLLANGGEGLRGVAERAVLNANYLLERLSEAYQLGYPTRPVMHEFVLSARRQKGQGARGLDIAKGLIDRGFHPPTVYFPLIVEEALMVEPTETESLETLDSFADAMLEIAAQAERDPHPLHQAPVTAPVGRLDEARAARTLVARWHPPSDPDQAASDPADEGPPEKPTS
- a CDS encoding polyphosphate kinase 2 family protein, translating into MRLADVDPDESEHYQRKKDVADELKRHRDRISDLQARLYGEQKRGLLIVLQAMDTGGKDGTIKGVFQGVNPQGCQVWSFKAPSNEEAAHDFLWRYHQKAPSKGMIHIFNRSHYEDVLIVRVKDLVPEPVWRPRYEAINQFEYALTADGVTVLKFFLHISKDEQKRRLESRLADPDKRWKFSANDLKERAWWDDYQAAFEDAVNECSTAYAPWYVVPANRKWYRNLVVARTIADTLEAMNPRFPAAEKGLDKVKIPD
- a CDS encoding bifunctional nuclease family protein, producing the protein MVELTLVGVRIELPTQTPIVLLKERDGERFLPIWIGNVEATAIAFALQGVATQRPLTHDLLKNLLDELVVSIERVVITELKEGTFYATIELRQNGSKFSVSSRPSDAIALAVRANTPIFAEEDVLSEASILIKSDDEEREVEKFREFLDQVSPEDFE